One window of Oncorhynchus kisutch isolate 150728-3 linkage group LG25, Okis_V2, whole genome shotgun sequence genomic DNA carries:
- the LOC109870071 gene encoding zinc finger BED domain-containing protein 1-like: protein MSKRSVVWQHFIVVMDDAKKVECKLCKQRFAYHSSTTNMTYHLKTAHPQYSTSASTASSGLTQTTLDQNSPISEKRKREITEGIVDFIALDMRPVNLIEGVGFKDMMKILEPGYTVPKRETVMQALTAKYETTKEKVLESIKNSQAVSFTTDMWTSLRMESYMTVTAHFITEAWGLQCLVLETKQMEENHTAATIAQRLGEVADKYEIPGCKRVAVVHDNAANMILCADILGREEKWAGVKGIRCAGHTLQLCINATLNQDHICRTVVAARLLVAHFKKRTKARKGLKEKQKEQKVVEHVLIQDVSMRWNSSQTMLARLIEQRWPVTAVLSDPNYTGENERNLDLTPAQWNMAEDISNVLKPIVTLTELQSEEENASLSATIPMLANLKRRHLAPVEDDSPTTKSLKTRLVEESDNRWQLKDRLFESSIYVQAAVVDPRFKLLSFLDDAKRDVAYINVSQLADRLSAEGDRDSSTPTDKEVPAPKRKKTDKEREIDMLMCGDEREKEFPGDSKKEVKYYLQDRTKVDAGPLAWWGKNEDRYPRLARAAKYLLSIPATSTPSERIFSKAGFIFNKTRSCLLPENVDKLVFLSHNLKRLGK, encoded by the exons ATGTCGAAAAGGTCTGTAGTATGGCAGCATTTCATTGTAGTAATGGATGATGCCAAAAAAGTGGAATGCAAACTCTGCAAACAGCGGTTTGCTTACCATAGTTCGACAACGAATATGACATATCACTTGAAAACA GCGCATCCCCAGTACAGCACGAGCGCCTCCACTGCTAGCTCAGGTTTAACCCAAACCACCTTGGACCAGAATTCCCCAATCTcagaaaaaagaaagagagagataactgAGGGTATCGTGGACTTCATTGCCTTGGACATGAGGCCCGTTAACCTGATAGAAGGCGTGGGATTTAAGGATATGATGAAAATCTTGGAGCCTGGTTACACTGTTCCCAAGAGAGAGACTGTTATGCAAGCTCTGACAGCGAAATATGAGACCACAAAAGAGAAGGTTTTGGAGTCTATCAAAAACAGCCAGGCAGTAAGTTTTACAACCGACATGTGGACCTCACTGAGGATGGAGTCATACATGACCGTAACTGCCCATTTCATTACGGAGGCCTGGGGACTGCAGTgtcttgtgctggagacaaaGCAAATGGAGGAGAATCACACCGCCGCCACCATTGCGCAGAGACTTGGAGAAGTGGCCGACAAATACGAAATCCCAGGATGTAAAAGGGTCGCTGTGGTACACGACAACGCCGCAAATATGATTTTGTGTGCAGATATACTGGGGCGGGAGGAGAAATGGGCAGGTGTTAAAGGAATCAGATGTGCTGGACACACCTTACAGCTGTGCATCAACGCCACTCTCAATCAAGACCACATCTGTCGCACTGTGGTTGCAGCCAGACTCCTTGTGGCTCATTTTAAGAAGCGAACAAAAGCCAGAAAGGGACTAAAGGAGAAACAAAAAGAACAAAAGGTGGTTGAACATGTCCTGATCCAAGACGTTTCCATGCGGTGGAATTCTTCTCAGACCATGTTAGCGCGTCTGATAGAACAGAGATGGCCTGTAACAGCAGTGCTCTCCGACCCCAACTACACTGGAGAAAATGAACGCAACCTTGATCTCACCCCAGCGCAATGGAACATGGCAGAGGACATTTCAAATGTGCTGAAGCCCATTGTCACCCTGACTGAGCTGCAGTCCGAGGAGGAAAATGCATCCTTATCTGCAACCATACCCATGCTGGCCAACCTCAAACGCCGTCACTTGGCACCAGTGGAGGACGACAGCCCCACCACTAAGAGTCTTAAAACAAGGCTGGTGGAGGAATCTGACAACAGATGGCAGCTCAAAGACCGACTATTTGAGAGTAGCATATACGTCCAGGCAGCAGTCGTAGACCCCCGCTTCAAGCTGCTTTCGTTCCTTGACGATGCAAAACGGGACGTAGCCTACATCAACGTGTCCCAGCTGGCCGACCGGTTGAGCGCTGAGGGAGACCGAGACAGCTCTACACCCACGGATAAAGAGGTACCCGcaccaaaaagaaaaaaaacagataagGAGCGGGAGATTGATATGCTAATGTGTGGAGATGAGCGAGAGAAAGAGTTTCCGGGGGATAGCAAAAAAGAAGTTAAGTATTATCTCCAAGATAGAACGAAAGTCGACGCTGGACCACTAGCTTGGTGGGGGAAAAATGAGGACAGGTATCCGAGGCTGGCCAGAGCAGCGAAATACCTCCTCTCGATTCCGGCGACCTCTACTCCATCAGAGCGGATATTTTCCAAGGCAGGGTTTATATTCAATAAAACGAGGAGCTGCCTTCTGCCCGAAAATGTTGACAAGCTGGTGTTCCTGTCGCATAACTTGAAAAGATTGGGGAAGTAG
- the LOC109870535 gene encoding forkhead box protein L1 encodes MKQSYNSQCGSVDMFDNSQYPYNCFNYDGDGYPSCSTDEDKKMCRPAYSYIALIAMAIQQSPEHRVTLSGIYEFIMKRFPYYRSNQRAWQNSIRHNLSLNSCFIKVPRTEGNEKGKGNYWTFATGCESMLDLFENGNFRRRRRRRNMKMGFREPGEPFLPVDNNKNNNINNQHGGSTRRSDPNPNPKPDSFCPISPDHRPGHHTPLNPNQQDKPEPEIKFSIDYILSTPNPPLPGFRPPRSGTTVAPIHALEPQHLNLHFWTM; translated from the exons ATGAAGCAGTCCTATAATAGCCAGTGTGGAAGTGTAGACATGTTTGATAACTCGCAGTATCCATATAACTGCTTCAACTATGATGGAGATGGATACCCTTCCTGCAGCACGGATGAAGACAAGAAGATGTGTCGACCCGCTTACAG TTACATAGCGTTGATAGCCATGGCCATCCAGCAGAGTCCAGAGCACCGGGTCACCTTGTCAGGGATCTATGAGTTCATAATGAAACGCTTTCCATACTACAG GTCTAACCAGAGAGCATGGCAAAACTCCATAcgacacaacctctctctcaacagcTGCTTCATTAAG GTTCCCCGTACGGAGGGAAACGAGAAGGGAAAAGGAAACTACTGGACATTCGCCACTGGCTGTGAGTCCATGCTTGACCTCTTCGAGAACGGCAACTTTCGGCGTCGCCGGCGCCGACGCAACATGAAAATGGGTTTCAGAGAGCCTGGGGAGCCTTTCCTCCCAGTAGACAATAACAAGAACAATAACATCAACAACCAACACGGCGGCTCCACCCGGCGGTccgatcctaaccctaaccccaaaccagACTCCTTCTGCCCCATCAGCCCTGACCACAGACCAGGTCACCACACCCCCCTCAACCCAAACCAGCAGGATAAACCAGAACCGGAGATTAAATTCAGTATTGACTACATCCTCTCCACTCCCAACCCCCCTCTGCCAGGCTTCAGACCTCCACGTAGTGGTACAACAGTGGCCCCCATACACGCTCTGGAGCCCCAACACCTGAACCTGCACTTCTGGACCATGTGA